The Kribbella jejuensis region GCCGTCCTCGATCGACGGCTGGAAGCCGCTGGCGACCAAGGAGGACCAGCCCGAGGGTACGGTGAACGTGACGCTGCCGGCCGGGACCCAGACGCAGTACGTCCTGGTGTGGCTGACCAAGCTGCCGAAGGTGTCCGACGGTTACCAGGGCACCATCTCGGAGGTCACGATCCAGAAATGACCGCTCACGTCGACTCGGGCAATCCGCCGCCCCGTCCGGACGTCCCGCGTATCGGCATGAACGAACCCGTGACGCAGGGCGGCGCGCAGCATGCCCAGGCGGTCGGCTACGACCAGTTGGACGACCACGAACTGCTCCGGATGCACGTGGCCGGCAACCCGGACACGTTCGGGTTCCTGGTCAAGCGGCACCGGGACCGGATGTGGGCGGTCGCGATCCGGACCCTCGGCGAGCCCGAGGAGGCCGCCGACGCGCTCCAGGAGGCGTTCATCTCCGCGTTCCGCCGGGCGGACTCGTTCCGCGGCGACGCCAAGGTGACCACCTGGCTGCACCGGATCGTGGTGAACGCCTGCCTGGACCGGATCCGCCGCCGGCAGGTCCGCGCCGCCGATCCACTGCCGGAGGACGAGGACCGCGCCGCCGAACTGGCCGGCCCGGCCGAGGACGACCCGGCCGAGGTCCGGGAACGCCGGATGGACGTGCTGAACGCCCTCAAGCAGATCAACGAGGACCAGCGCGCCGCACTGGTCCTGGTCGACATGGAGGGGTACTCGATCGAGGAAGCGGCCGCGATCCTGGACTGCGCCCCCGGTACGGTCAAGTCCCGCTGCGCGCGCGGTCGCGCGAAGCTGCTCCCGCTGCTGCGGCACTGGCAGACGTCGCGGGAAAATTCCACCCCGGAAGCAGTGGGAACCGAATGAACGGGTACACCGTCGAAGCGGAGTCGCCCGCCTCTGGCGACCGAACGAACGCTGCCTTCGACCCGGAGTTCCTATGAACACGCCGCGCACCTCCCGTGAGGAGGCGAGCCCCCGATGACCGATCCCGGTCTGCCGACCAGCGAGCACCTCGAGCACCTGGACACGGACACGATCGCCGACCTGATCGAGAACCTGCTGCCTGCCCCCGAGGCGCATCGCGCTCGTGAGCATGTGAAGGCATGCCCGGAGTGCCAGCAGACCTACGACGCCCTGCTGCAGCTGACCGAGGACCTGGCCGAGGAGGGGCGCAGCGACATCCCGATACCGACCGAGGTCGCGGAGCACCTGGACGCGGTGATCGTGTCCGAGTCGGTACTGCGCGCCTCCACCGTCGGCGTGCACTCGCTGGCACAGATTCGCGAGGAGCCGCGCCGGCACCTGCCGAAGCTGCTCGGCGCGGCTGCCGGTGTGGTGCTGATCGCCGCGCTCGGCGTCGGTGTCGTGTTCGCCACCAAGGACCAGGCGAACGAGGGTGCCGCATCCACCGACACCAACACCCCGCCGGCCGACACGGTGACGATCAGCAGCAAGGACATCGGCTCGGCGACCAGGCGCTGGCTGGACCACACGCCGGGCGCGATCCTGCACGGGTCGAACGACGAGCAGTCCTGCGCCCGGGCGTTCGCGGCCGGCCTGTCGAACTCGAGCCTCCGGCTCGTCCAGCCCGCGAAGGTGGACGGCAAGCGGTCCACGCTGATCGGCCTGCAAGGCCCGACGGCAAGCCAGATCCAGGTCTTCGCGGTCACCGGATGTAGCAGTCCGGGTGGCGTCGGCACGTCGTTCTACGACACCACGGTGACGCTGAGCAACCGCTGATCCGGCAATGCGGTACAGCGGGCCGTCGATGGGTACCGTGGGAATGGTCGGCCTCTAGGATCCGTTGAGTACGACGTATCGATCTCGACGACACCGAGGAACGCCTGAATGAGCGACTCCACTGTTCGCAATGTCATCATCGTCGGCTCCGGTCCGGCCGGTTACACCGCCGCCGTGTACGCCGCACGCGCGGCGCTGGAGCCGTTGGTGTTCGAAGGCTCCGTCACCGCCGGTGGCGCGCTGATGAACACCACCGAGGTGGAGAACTTCCCCGGCTTCTCGCAGGGCATCATGGGCCCCGCGCTGATGGACGAGATGCGCACCCAGGCCGAGCGGTTCGGCGCCGAACTGGTCCCGGACGACGTGATCAAGCTCGACCTGACCGGCAACATCAAGATCGTCACCGACTCCTCCGGCACCGAGCACCGCGCGAAGGCCGTCATCCTGGCGATGGGCTCCGGCTACCGCAAGCTGGGCCTGCCCGACGAGGACCGCATGTCCGGACACGGCGTGTCCTGGTGTGCGACGTGTGACGGCTTCTTCTTCCGCGACCAGGAGATCGCGGTCGTCGGCGGTGGCGACTCTGCCGTCGAGGAGGCCACCTTCCTGACCAAGTTCGCGAAGAAGGTGCACCTGGTGCACCGCCGCGACGAGCTGCGCGCTTCGAAGATCATGGCCGACCGGGCGTTCGCCAACGACAAGCTGGAGTTCCAGTGGAACTCCGAGGTCGACAAGATCCACGGTGAGGACAAGCTCAGCCACCTGACGCTGAAGGACACCGTTACCGGCGAGACCCGCGAGCTGCCGGCCACCGGCCTGTTCATCGCGATCGGCCACGACCCGCGCTCGGAGCTGGTCAAGGGCCAGGTCGAGCTGGACGCGGAGGGCTACGTGCTGGTCAAGCCGGACAGCACCGCGACCAACCTGCCGGGCGTGTTCGCGGCCGGCGACCTGGTGGACCACACCTACCGGCAGGCGATCACCGCCGCCGGCACCGGTTGTGCCGCCGCGCTGGACGCCGAGCGCTACCTGGCCACGCTGGAGGACGCGGCGACCGCCGCGGCCGCGGCGGCCACCACTCAGCCAGTCACTGTCTGAAACCGACCCCTCTTTCGAAGGAGATACGCCCGTGGGCGAGAAGATGAACGCTGTCACCGACGCCGAGTTCGACCAGACCGTGCTGAAGAGCGACAAGCCGGTTCTGGTGGACTTCTGGGCGGAGTGGTGTGGCCCGTGCCGCCAGGTTTCCCCCATCCTGGAGGAACTGAACCAGGACCACGGCGACAAGATCACGTTCCTGAAGATGAACGTGGACGAGAACCCGGTCACCCCGAGCAACTACAAGGTCACCGGTATCCCTACCATCAACGTCTACGTGAACGGTGAGCTCGCGAAGTCCATCGTCGGCGCCAAGCCGAAGGCGGCGCTGCTGAAGGAGCTCGCCGACTTCACTGCCTGAGTTGCCCCCGCCACACGGCAAGGAGTTGGACCTCTGATGGATTCCCCGCACGGCGTGTACCGCATCGGCGACAGCGGTGAGGCGGTCGCAGAGATCGTCGGCAAACTGCAACGACTCGGACTGCTCCAGGGCGGTCACGACGTCTACGACGAGGCGACCGCACACGCTGTCCGGGGCTTCCAGCAGCAACGCGGGCTGATGATCGACGGCATCGTCGGCCCGCAGACGTACCGGGCGATCGACGACGCCCGCTGGCGGCTGGGCGACCGGCTGCTGACCTACGTACCGGCGCATCCGCTCAGCGGTGACGACGTACTGAGCCTGCAGGCCAAGCTGCAGGAGCTCGGGTTCGCGGTCGCGCGGATCGACGGGATCTTCGGCGCCGACACCCAGCGGGCGGTGACCGAGTTCCAGCGGAACATGGGGCTGCCGGCCGACGGCACCTGCGGCCCGTCGACGTTCAAGGCGCTGCAGCGGATCCGCCCGATGGCGACCGGCGGCCGCCCCGACGCGCTCCGGGCCCGTGAGGCCGTTCGCGCGGCCGGCCCGCGGCTGTCCGGCAAGACTGTGGTGATCGACCCGGGCCACGGCGGCTTCGACTACGGCTGGGAGGGCTACGGCCTGCGCGAGTCCGACATCGCGTACGACCTGGCCGCCCGGATCGAGGGACGACTCGGCGCCACCGGCGTCCGCGCGTACCTGTCCCGCGGCCGCGACCAGGGCCCGGACGAGCTGTCCCGGGCCGCCTTCGCGAACGAGACCGACGCGAACCTGTGCGTCTCGCTGCACACCGACGGTTCGACCAACCCGGACGCGCAGGGCGTCGCGACGTACTTCTACGGCAACGACCTGCATGGCGCCACGTCGAGCGTCGGCGAGCAGTTCGCCGGGCTGGTGCAGCGCGAGATCGTCGCGCGTACCGACCTGCTCGACTGCCGGACCCACGCGAAGACCTGGGACCTGCTGCGGCGGACCAAGATGCCGGCCGTCCGGCTCGAGATCGGTTACGTGACCAACCCCCACGACTCGGCCCGCCTGGCCGACCCGGCCTTCCGGGACGTGATCGCCGAAGCGATCGTGGTCGCGATCCAGCGCGTCTACCTCCCCCCGGACCAAGACGCCGCCACCGGCATGCTCCGCCTCGGCCAACTCACCGTGTAGCTAGTGATCCTCGAGCTTGATCTTCGGGAGGATTCGGTCGAGGGCTCGCGGTAGCCACCAGGCGCGTTCGCCGAAGAGGCGCAGGACGGCGGGAACGATGACGCATCGGATCAGCAGCGCGTCGAGTAGGACTGCGGTGGCCAGGCCGAGCCCGAACTGTTTCAGCATGCGGTCCGGGCTGAGCAGGAAGGCTCCGAAGACCACGATCATGATCGCGGCCGCCGCCGTGATCACGCTGCCTGTGGTCGCGAGGCCTTCGCGCACCGCGGCTCGGGCATCCCTTGTCCGCCGCCACTCCTCGTGGATCCGGGACACCAGGAACACCTCGTAGTCCATCGACAGTCCGAACACGATCGCGAAGATCATCACCGGGACGAACGCTTCGATGGGCCCGGCCTGCGCGCCGAACCAGCCATGCTGGAAGACCAGCGTGATCATGCCGAGCGAGGCGCCGATGCTGAGCAGGTTGAGTACGGCGGCCTTCAACGGAATCAGCACCGACCGGAACACCGCCATCAGCAGCAGTGCCGACAGGCCGACGACCACCAGTACGAAGATCGGCAGCCGCTTGCTCACCGCCGACGCGAAGTCGTCCGCGGCCGCCGTCGCTCCGCCGACCAGATGGGTCCCTTCGAGCTGCGGCAACGTGTCCTTCCGGAGCCGCTTGACGAGGTCGCTGGTCGCCGCGTCCTGCGGCGCCGATTTCGGAAACGCCAGTACCGTCGCGATCTTCCCGTCCGGCGTCAACTGCGGCGGCGTCACCGCGGCGATGTCCGGATCCTTCATCAGCGTCGGCCCGAGCGACTTCCCATCCCCCTCGGACACGATCACCAGCGGGCCGTTGAACCCGGGGCCGAACCCCTCTGCCAACAGGTCGTACGCCTTCCGGCTCGTCTTCGCCGGAGCATCCGTCCCCGCGTCCGCGAACCCGAGTCGCATGCCCAACGCCGGCAAGGACAGTGCGATCAAGGCAAGCACCCCGAGAACGAGCGGCACCCACGGGGCACGCTGTACGGCGCCGGCCAGCCTCCGCCAACCGTCGCCCGGAGTACGGCGCTGCTTCGCGGCGTGCTTGCGTACGCTGCGCTCGATCCGCTTGCCGAAGAGCGTGAGCAACGACGGCAGTAACGTGACCGCCGCGAGCATCGTCATCAACACGGTCATCGTCACGCCCAATGCGATGCCCTGCAGCGATCCGAGCCCCAACGCCAGCAGACCGAGCAACGCGATCACGACAGTGCACCCGGCGAACATCACCGAACGGCCGGCAGTATCGAGGGCAACGACCTTCGGATCGGCCGTGCCCTTCAACAGCTCGTGCCGGTACCGCGAGAAGATCAGCAACGCGTAGTCGATGCCGACACCGAGCCCGACCAGCATCATCACCGGCGTGGTGTACTCCGGCACCTTGAACAGATGCGACGCGAGCATCAGCAAGCCGACCGTGCTACCGACCGCGAACACCGCCGTCAGCAGCGGCAGTGTTGCCGCGAGCAACGATCCGAACAGGAACACCAGGATCACCAAGGCGGCCAGGATGCCAGCACCCTCGGACGCACCACCAGAGCTGTCCGCCGCGCTCCGCGCCAGGTCTCCACCGACCTCGACCTGGAAGCCTGGCCGGGCGAAGTCCTGCGCGCGATGGATGATCGTTCGGACGCCGTCCACCGGCATGTCCGCCGCCGCCACGTCCAGGCTCACGGACGAGTACGCCGTACGTCGATCTGTCGACATTGTCGGGTCCGCGACCGAGGACACGTGCGGAAGCCCGCGGACGGCGGCCAGCATCGACGCCAGCTGGGACTTGTCCGCGTCCAGCCCGCCGCCAGCTCTGACCACGAGCTGCACCGACGCCGTGTCGCCCTTCGGCTGATGCGCCTGGAAGATGTCCGTCACCCGTTGGGAGTCGGTCCCCGGCAACGAGTTGTCGCTGCGGTAGTTGGCGCCGACGACCGTCGCCGCGGCGATCACCGCGGCCAGCACCAGCACCCAGAGCAGCAGCGCCAGGCCCGCGTGCCGCATCGCCCAGCCCGAGACCCGGTGCAGCAGGCCGGGCCGGGTGACCTGTCGGATCGAGGTGTCCACTGTCATCGCAGTTCCTTGATAAGTAGATTGCCTACATGTTGCCTCTCGACAGTAGCAGCTGTATGAGTAGACTGGCTACATGAAGGCGGATGCGCTGCGTGGACACCTGGACCCGATGATCCTGGCGGTCGTCGAGCACGAGCCGCTGCACGGCTACGCGATCATGGAGGCGCTGCTGGCCCGCAGCGGCGGTGAGCTCGACCTGCCGACCGGCACGCTCTACCCGGCGCTGCGGCGGCTCGAGCGGGCCGGCTACCTGGCCAGTGAGTGGAGCACCGTCGGCGGACGGAAACGCCGTACCTATCAGCTCACCAGTTCCGGCGCGAAGATGCTTGCCTCAGGCAAGCAGGAGTGGCTGACCTTCCGCGCTGTGGTGGAAGGAGTGTTACGCCCGGGACAGGCGTAGGCAGCGCTCGGCCTGGACGCTGACCAGCACCAGCGGCAGGACGACGAACGCCCCGACGACGCCGAACGCGGGCACGCCCGGAGCGTGCGAGCTGGTCGCCGCCATCAGCACGCCCATCCCGGCGACCAGCGCGGATCCAACCAGGGCGAAGAGCGCCGTCACCCGACCGAGGTGCTCACGCACCACGGGATAGCGCACGCCGATCCCGGTACCGATCACGGCAAGTACCGCACCGGCGATCACCACGATGCCGACCGCGCGGACCATCGTCTGCAGCAGCTCGTTCAGAGCGCTCGTCGACTGCGGCTCCTGCGTCCAGATCCAGGCGCCGCCCTGCCACACGATCGGCTGGATCAGCAGCGCGAACAGCAACATCATCGCGGTACGACGACTCTGGCTGATCGCCAGCTCGGCGCGGTACCCGGGTACGACGTCGGCGAGGTCGCCGAAGTCCGCGACCGCCTCACGCTCCGCGTCGTACCGCTCGTGCCCGTCCGCCTCGAACGCCTCGGTGGCGTCGGTCAGGTGATCCCGGGCCTCGGCCAGGAGATCCGCCTTGCGGCGTCGCGGCCCCCGCAGCTCGCGGCTCAGTGCGGCCAGGTAGTCGTCGACCGGCGTACTGGGTGTGGACACCCCTCCAGTATGAGCAGGCCGGCTACGGATCACGTCCGGGGTCCCACTGACTCGCCCCTGAGCTTCCTGCGACGGTGCAGTACGACGAAGTAGCCGGCGTACGCGATCAGCACCAGCGCGAAGCCGACCTGCTCCACGACCGGTGTTGATCCCTCGGGCCAGAGATGGCCTTCGAGGTAGTGATGGATGTAGCCGCTCTGGTAGACGGTCTCGCCGCCCAGGCGGCGGAAGTACTTCTCGGTCGCGGTGACCGGGCAGCCGAAGTCGACCAGCGTGATGACGAGGTTCCAGACCACGATCGCGAGGTGGAACCAGATCAGCCGCGGCCAGCGCCAGGCGAGAAATCCGCCGACCACGAAGAACAGCAGCAGGGCGCCGTGCAGGACCATGACCGCATCCGCCAGCACCCGCCAGATCATTCGGAGCCGGACCTCAACGCGTCCCGGACCGTGACCGGGGCAGGCGGCGAGTGCTCCGGCCGGATCGCGCCCATCAGGCGCTCGACGGCCGCCTCCATCTCACTGCGCCACGTGATCGCCGAGCGCAGGTCGAGCCGCAGCCTCGGGTTGCGCGGATGCTCCCGCACCACGCCGAAACCCACCGCCCGGAGGAACTCGGTCGGCCACACGCAGCTCGGCCCGTCCCAGCGCGAGTCGCCGAACGCCTCGACAGCCCGGAACCCGCGCTTGAGGACGTCCTTGGCGACCGCCTGGACCAGGATCTTCCCCAGCCCGAGTCCCAGGTACCGCGGCAGGACCCGCCCGGTCGCGAGTACGACGGCGTCCGGGCTGACCGGTGCGGTCGGGAACGCCTGGACGCGGGGCAGGTACTTCGCCGGGGCGTACACGGCGAACCCGGCCGGCTCGTCGTCGACGTACAGCACCATCCCCGCGGTACCCCAGTCGAGCAGCAGCTGGGACAGCCACGCCTCCTTCTCGAGCGCGGTGTCGCCGTTGCGGACCGCCTGCCGGGCGGCCACCGGGTCGAGCTCCCAGAAGACGCAATGACGGCACGGCACCGGTAGCTCGTCGAGGTTGGCGAGCGTCAGCGGTTCGAGCCGTCGGGCCATCAGCGCATCCCGGAACGGGCTGTTAGTTCGGTCACGGTGCGTCAGCGCACCGCTGGTTCGGCCGCCGGTTCCGGCACCGGTGCCGGGGTCCGTGCATCGGGAGTACGGGTCGCCTCCGGGGCGACGTACCGCTGCTGCACCTTCGCGGCCGGTTGCCGCCGGAACAGCTCGCCGGCGAATCCGGCCAGCAGGCCCAGCAGCAGCCCGCCGAGCGTCCAGCCGGCTGTCCTGCCCACGCTCATCCTGAATCCTTCCGGTTCACCTCTCAGGCCGCACCACCCGGCCCGGCTGTCTCAGCAGCCAGATCCCGGCATGGTCGAACCTGGCCCCTATAAGGCATGGTAGTGAGAGGTCACGCCGATCCCCAGCCCGGACTCGGGTCTGTCGACGTAACCTGGTGACTTCCCCCTCGATCACCGTTGGAGTGGCCCTCGTGAGTGCTGACGTGCCCGATGTCCGGCAGACCCGTCTCGACAACTACGTCGAGGCGTACGCAGCCCGGACCAAGGGCATGACCGCATCGGAGATCCGTGCCCTCTTCTCGGTCGCCAGCCGGCCCGAGGTCGTCTCGCTGGCCGGCGGCATGCCGAACATCGGCGGCCTGCCGCTGGACGTGGTCGGCGGCGCGGTCCGCGACCTGGTGATCGACAACGGCGCCGTCGCGATGCAGTACGGCTCCGGTCAGGGTGACCCGACGCTGCGTGACCAGATCTGCGACATCATGCGGCTCGAGGGCATCGAGGCGCACCCGGACGACGTCGTGGTCACGGTCGGCAGCCAGCAGGCCGTCGACCTGGTGACACGGGTGTTCTGCGACCCGGGCGACGTGGTGATCTGCGAGGCACCGTCGTACGTCGGCGCGCTCGGCGTGTTCCGTGCGTACCAGTGCGAAGTCGTGCACGTCGCGATGGACGACGACGGCGTCGTCCCGGAGGCGCTGGAGCAAGCGATCGCATCCGTGCGCGCGGCCGGCAAGCGGATCAAGTTCTTCTACACGATCCCCAACTTCCACAACCCCGCCGGGGTCTCGCTGTCCGACGAGCGGCGGGCGCGGGTGCTGGAGATCTGCCAGCGGGCCTCGGTGCTGGTGCTGGAGGACAACCCGTACGGGCTGCTCGGGTTCGAAGGCGAGCCGCAGCGCGCGCTGCGGGCGGACGATCGCGAAGGCGTGATCTACCTGGGCTCGTTCTCGAAGACGTTCGCGCCCGGGTTCCGGGTCGGCTGGGCGGTCGCGCCGCACGCCGTGCGGGAGAAACTCGTGCTGGCGCAGGAGTCCGCGACGCTGTGCCCACCGATCTTCAGTCAGCTCGCTATCTCGTCGTACCTGATCCGGCACGACTGGATGGGGCAGGTGAAGCAGTTCCGCGAGATGTACCGCGAGCGCCGGGACGCGATGCTCGCGGCGCTCACCGAGAAGATGCCGGCGGCAACGACCTGGACGCGGCCGCGGGGTGGCTTCTACGTCTGGCTGACGCTGCCCGAAGGGCTGGACGCGAAGGCGATGCTGCCGCGGGCGGTCACGGCGCGGGTCGCGTACGTGCCCGGAACCGCCTTCTTCGCCGACGGTTTCGGCTCCCAGTGCATGCGGTTGTCGTACTGTCATCCGACGCCGGAGCGGATCACCGAAGGCGTCGGCCGGCTGGCCGCGGTGATCCACGAGGAGCTCGAGCTCCGGCAGACGTTCGGCCCGCTGCCGCCCGGCGCCGGCCGCGACTACGACGCACCGGGGCCGGAGCTTTCGTAGCGGTGCCTCCGCAAAGGTTGCGCAAGGGACCTGCGGGTGGCCGGGGGTCCAGGACGCGGTAGGGGTACCGTTCCAGTGGGCCTCGGGGCCGGCGACCGTGCCGGAGAACGCCCACGAGTGATCGGGATATTTGTGATGAGTGATCTGGGTCGAGTGCTGGTACTGGCCGGTGGTCTGTCGCACGAGCGGGACGTCTCGCTGCGCTCCGGCCGCCGGGTCGCGGACGCCCTGCGCAGTGTCGGGGTCGAGGTCGAGCAGCGTGATGTCGACGCCTCCCTCGTCGACCGGCTGCGCGCGGATCCGCCGGACGCGGTGTTCCCCGTCCTGCACGGCGTCACCGGCGAGGACGGCGCGCTCCGCCAGGTCCTCGACCTGTACGGCGTTCCGTACGTCGGCGCCGACGCGGCCGCGTGCCGGACGGCGTTCGACAAGCCGGTCGCGTCGACGGTCGTCGGCAATGCGGGTCTGCACACGCCCGCGTCCGTCGTCCTCGGGCACGACACGTTCCGCGAGCTGGGCGCCGCCGCGCTGATGGAGGCCGTCGTCGGGCAGATCGGGCTGCCGCTGGTCGTGAAGCCGGCCCGTGGTGGTTCAGCGCTGGGCGCTTCGATCGTGCGGTCGGCGGACGAGCTGCCGGCGGCGATGGTGAACTGCTACGCCTACGGTCCGGTGGCGTTGATCGAGCAGTACGTCGACGGGACGGAGGTCGCCGTGACGGTCGTCGACACGGGCGACGGTCCGCGGGCGTTGCCGGCTGTGGAGATTCGGCCGGACTCGGGGTTCTACGACTACGAGGCGCGGTACACGGCCGGGGCGACGCAGTTCGTCGTACCCGCTCGGCTGGAGCCGGAGGCGGCGGGTGCTTGCGCCGCGGCCGCCGTACAGGCTCATCAGGCGCTCGGTCTGCGCGACCTGTCGCGGACGGACCTGGTTGTGGATGCCGCCGGGGTGCCATGGTTCCTGGAAGTCAATGTGGCGCCGGGGATGACTGAAACGTCGTTGGTACCGCTGGCCGCCGAGGCCGCCGGGATCGAGCTCGGTGTGCTCTGCCGTGACCTGCTCGCCACCGCTGCCGCACGCTGATGCCTGAGCCACGGCCCCTGTGGCGTACCGCCGTACAGCCGCGCTGGGTCGGGCTGCTCGCCCTCGCTCTCGCCATCGCCGGCGCGATGACGGCCATGGGCGTCTGGCAGTTGGGCGTCTACAAATCGAAGACCGCCGAGGCCACCGCCCATCGAGCCGCTGCTGCACCTGTCTCCCTGCAGTCACTGTTCTCGATCGACGACGGGCTCCCTGCGAAGGCGGTCGGCCGCCAGGTCACCATCTCGGGCACGTGGGGACCTGTCGCCGACCAGGTCTACATGTCGGACCGCATGCAGGACGGGAAGAACGGCTTCTGGGTGGTCACTCCCCTGAAGCTCTCGCCGACGGACGCGGTGATGATCGTCCGCGGCTGGGTCCCGTCGGTCACCGACCCCGCCGCCAAGGCTCCGGTGGGCCCCGTTTCGCTGACCGGCTCGGTCGTGGCCTCAGAAGCCGAAGACTCCTCCGACGACGCCGCCAAGGGCCGGGTCCTCTCGTCGCTACGGATCCCGACCATCGTCCACCTGGTCAAGTACCGCATCTACGACGCCTTCGTAGTACAAACCTCCCCCGCGGCCTCCCCCGCCCCCGCCGCCGTAGTCCCCCCACCACCCCCCACCGACCACGCAGGCCTCCGCAACGTCGCCTACGCCTTCCAGTGGTGGATCTTCGCCGCCTTCACCCTCTGGATGTGGACCCGAATGCTCCAAGACGCCCACCGCACCCCACCAGAGCTGACCGCTCCGGATACAGATGACTCGGCCACTCCGTACGCACCTACGACCAGCGCGAGCATTACCGCTACGGATGCGACGGGCACAGGTATGACGGGCTCGAGTACTACCTCCGGGGATGCGACAGCGCCGGGTACAACCGGCCCGAGCACAACCGGCCAGGATGCGCCGTCCGCAGGTACGACGGAGACGGATACGTCGGGCGCGGGTACGACGGAGGCGGTGGCGTCGAGTGGGGATGGGGTACCTCGAGGTGAGTCGGGTGTGGATGGGATGAAGGGTGACCAGGGCGGGGAGCGTGTGGGGCCAGGCGGTACCGTTTCAGCGTGACTTCCTCTGCTGACCCCGCCACCTCCGCCGGCGCGCAGCCGATCACCCCGGCTGTTCGCGGCGCGCTGACCCGCTACCGCGTGATCGCGTACGTGGTCGGCGTCATGCTGCTCCTGCTGGTGTTCCTCGCGATGCCGCTGAAGTACTTCGCCGACAGCCCCGGCGCGATGAACATCATCGGCCCCCTCCACGGCTTCCTGTACGTCGTGTACCTCCTGCTGACCTTCGACCTCTTCCGCCGCGTCCGCTGGTCCTTCCCCCGCCTGGTCCTGATGGCCCTAGCCGGCACCATCCCCTTCCTCTCCTTCTACGCCGAACGCAAAACCACCCA contains the following coding sequences:
- a CDS encoding N-acetylmuramoyl-L-alanine amidase; the encoded protein is MDSPHGVYRIGDSGEAVAEIVGKLQRLGLLQGGHDVYDEATAHAVRGFQQQRGLMIDGIVGPQTYRAIDDARWRLGDRLLTYVPAHPLSGDDVLSLQAKLQELGFAVARIDGIFGADTQRAVTEFQRNMGLPADGTCGPSTFKALQRIRPMATGGRPDALRAREAVRAAGPRLSGKTVVIDPGHGGFDYGWEGYGLRESDIAYDLAARIEGRLGATGVRAYLSRGRDQGPDELSRAAFANETDANLCVSLHTDGSTNPDAQGVATYFYGNDLHGATSSVGEQFAGLVQREIVARTDLLDCRTHAKTWDLLRRTKMPAVRLEIGYVTNPHDSARLADPAFRDVIAEAIVVAIQRVYLPPDQDAATGMLRLGQLTV
- a CDS encoding GNAT family N-acetyltransferase; this encodes MARRLEPLTLANLDELPVPCRHCVFWELDPVAARQAVRNGDTALEKEAWLSQLLLDWGTAGMVLYVDDEPAGFAVYAPAKYLPRVQAFPTAPVSPDAVVLATGRVLPRYLGLGLGKILVQAVAKDVLKRGFRAVEAFGDSRWDGPSCVWPTEFLRAVGFGVVREHPRNPRLRLDLRSAITWRSEMEAAVERLMGAIRPEHSPPAPVTVRDALRSGSE
- a CDS encoding PadR family transcriptional regulator, giving the protein MKADALRGHLDPMILAVVEHEPLHGYAIMEALLARSGGELDLPTGTLYPALRRLERAGYLASEWSTVGGRKRRTYQLTSSGAKMLASGKQEWLTFRAVVEGVLRPGQA
- a CDS encoding anti-sigma factor family protein yields the protein MTDPGLPTSEHLEHLDTDTIADLIENLLPAPEAHRAREHVKACPECQQTYDALLQLTEDLAEEGRSDIPIPTEVAEHLDAVIVSESVLRASTVGVHSLAQIREEPRRHLPKLLGAAAGVVLIAALGVGVVFATKDQANEGAASTDTNTPPADTVTISSKDIGSATRRWLDHTPGAILHGSNDEQSCARAFAAGLSNSSLRLVQPAKVDGKRSTLIGLQGPTASQIQVFAVTGCSSPGGVGTSFYDTTVTLSNR
- a CDS encoding permease prefix domain 1-containing protein; the encoded protein is MSTPSTPVDDYLAALSRELRGPRRRKADLLAEARDHLTDATEAFEADGHERYDAEREAVADFGDLADVVPGYRAELAISQSRRTAMMLLFALLIQPIVWQGGAWIWTQEPQSTSALNELLQTMVRAVGIVVIAGAVLAVIGTGIGVRYPVVREHLGRVTALFALVGSALVAGMGVLMAATSSHAPGVPAFGVVGAFVVLPLVLVSVQAERCLRLSRA
- the trxA gene encoding thioredoxin, whose protein sequence is MGEKMNAVTDAEFDQTVLKSDKPVLVDFWAEWCGPCRQVSPILEELNQDHGDKITFLKMNVDENPVTPSNYKVTGIPTINVYVNGELAKSIVGAKPKAALLKELADFTA
- the trxB gene encoding thioredoxin-disulfide reductase, whose protein sequence is MSDSTVRNVIIVGSGPAGYTAAVYAARAALEPLVFEGSVTAGGALMNTTEVENFPGFSQGIMGPALMDEMRTQAERFGAELVPDDVIKLDLTGNIKIVTDSSGTEHRAKAVILAMGSGYRKLGLPDEDRMSGHGVSWCATCDGFFFRDQEIAVVGGGDSAVEEATFLTKFAKKVHLVHRRDELRASKIMADRAFANDKLEFQWNSEVDKIHGEDKLSHLTLKDTVTGETRELPATGLFIAIGHDPRSELVKGQVELDAEGYVLVKPDSTATNLPGVFAAGDLVDHTYRQAITAAGTGCAAALDAERYLATLEDAATAAAAAATTQPVTV
- the sigM gene encoding RNA polymerase sigma factor SigM; the protein is MTAHVDSGNPPPRPDVPRIGMNEPVTQGGAQHAQAVGYDQLDDHELLRMHVAGNPDTFGFLVKRHRDRMWAVAIRTLGEPEEAADALQEAFISAFRRADSFRGDAKVTTWLHRIVVNACLDRIRRRQVRAADPLPEDEDRAAELAGPAEDDPAEVRERRMDVLNALKQINEDQRAALVLVDMEGYSIEEAAAILDCAPGTVKSRCARGRAKLLPLLRHWQTSRENSTPEAVGTE
- a CDS encoding MMPL family transporter, with translation MTVDTSIRQVTRPGLLHRVSGWAMRHAGLALLLWVLVLAAVIAAATVVGANYRSDNSLPGTDSQRVTDIFQAHQPKGDTASVQLVVRAGGGLDADKSQLASMLAAVRGLPHVSSVADPTMSTDRRTAYSSVSLDVAAADMPVDGVRTIIHRAQDFARPGFQVEVGGDLARSAADSSGGASEGAGILAALVILVFLFGSLLAATLPLLTAVFAVGSTVGLLMLASHLFKVPEYTTPVMMLVGLGVGIDYALLIFSRYRHELLKGTADPKVVALDTAGRSVMFAGCTVVIALLGLLALGLGSLQGIALGVTMTVLMTMLAAVTLLPSLLTLFGKRIERSVRKHAAKQRRTPGDGWRRLAGAVQRAPWVPLVLGVLALIALSLPALGMRLGFADAGTDAPAKTSRKAYDLLAEGFGPGFNGPLVIVSEGDGKSLGPTLMKDPDIAAVTPPQLTPDGKIATVLAFPKSAPQDAATSDLVKRLRKDTLPQLEGTHLVGGATAAADDFASAVSKRLPIFVLVVVGLSALLLMAVFRSVLIPLKAAVLNLLSIGASLGMITLVFQHGWFGAQAGPIEAFVPVMIFAIVFGLSMDYEVFLVSRIHEEWRRTRDARAAVREGLATTGSVITAAAAIMIVVFGAFLLSPDRMLKQFGLGLATAVLLDALLIRCVIVPAVLRLFGERAWWLPRALDRILPKIKLEDH
- a CDS encoding DUF2784 domain-containing protein, coding for MIWRVLADAVMVLHGALLLFFVVGGFLAWRWPRLIWFHLAIVVWNLVITLVDFGCPVTATEKYFRRLGGETVYQSGYIHHYLEGHLWPEGSTPVVEQVGFALVLIAYAGYFVVLHRRRKLRGESVGPRT